In the genome of Neodiprion pinetum isolate iyNeoPine1 chromosome 2, iyNeoPine1.2, whole genome shotgun sequence, one region contains:
- the LOC138190411 gene encoding uncharacterized protein — protein sequence MEENSRVYGKVYRSCDVKSEEEEAECKTVAEQCHKAFVVHDDISPFIESGEMKRLQDRVPLSDDGTFEADPFGPRRRRETAQIMVQGRATVLVIRAVRVGAPGSWLRSCSLLGPGLKDPVQGLGGVEHPDEGQNSHAECHVDHRRILGHVVGPICDERVTAKTHPALN from the exons aTGGAGGAAAACTCACGAGTATATGGCAAAGTCTACAGATCTTGTGACGTGAAGAGCGAGGAAGAAGAAGCCGAGTGCAAAACTGTAGCTGAGCAATGCCACAAGGCATTTGTTGTTCACGATGATATCTCCCCATTCATTGAATCCGGTGAGATGAAGCGTCTGCAGGACAGAG TGCCGCTCAGTGACGACGGGACTTTCGAAGCAGATCCTTTTGGTCCCCGACGCAGGCGGGAAACTGCACAGATAATGGTTCAGGGAAGAGCGACGGTGTTGGTGATCAGGGCGGTCCGTGTCGGAGCGCCGGGATCGTGGCTTAGAAGCTGTTCACTACTTGGCCCAGGCCTCAAGGATCCCGTCCAGGGACTCGGTGGCGTCGAGCATCCAGACGAAGGACAGAACAGCCATGCAGAATGTCATGTGGATCACCGCCGAATCCTTGGCCATGTAGTAGGCCCAATTTGCGACGAAAGAGTAACGGCCAAGACCCAC CCAGCGCTCAATTAA